In Pseudoxanthomonas sp., the following proteins share a genomic window:
- the rplL gene encoding 50S ribosomal protein L7/L12, producing MSLSNEQIVDAIAGKTLMEVMELVKAIEEKFGVSAAAPVAAAAGPAAAAAPVEEQTEFTIVLKDAGAKKVDVIKAVRAITGLGLKEAKDLTEAGGVLKEGVSKEDADKFKKDLEAAGASVEVK from the coding sequence ATGTCCCTTTCCAACGAACAGATCGTCGACGCCATTGCCGGCAAGACCTTGATGGAAGTGATGGAGCTGGTCAAGGCCATCGAAGAGAAGTTCGGCGTCTCCGCCGCCGCCCCGGTCGCCGCTGCTGCCGGCCCGGCCGCCGCTGCCGCCCCGGTCGAAGAGCAGACCGAGTTCACCATCGTCCTGAAGGACGCCGGTGCCAAGAAGGTCGACGTCATCAAGGCCGTCCGCGCCATCACCGGCCTGGGCCTGAAGGAAGCCAAGGACCTCACCGAGGCCGGTGGCGTGCTGAAGGAAGGCGTGTCGAAGGAAGATGCCGACAAGTTCAAGAAGGATCTCGAAGCCGCTGGTGCGAGCGTCGAAGTCAAGTAA